The following are encoded together in the Narcine bancroftii isolate sNarBan1 chromosome 10, sNarBan1.hap1, whole genome shotgun sequence genome:
- the slc16a12b gene encoding monocarboxylate transporter 12-B, whose amino-acid sequence MARHSKAPLREAPDGGWGWMVVISCFLVNVCTRAVSRCLSIFFVEFQNYFAQDYAMTAWIHSTVDCTTMVFAPIGSIITNRYSTRVTVILGGLLATSGLILSSFATCLEYLYLSLGVLTGCGYALSYSPAIAIVGKYFSKKKAIAYGLAMSGSGIGTFVLAPVVQLLIEEYSWRGALLILGGLVANICACGALLRPLSLEEDLPNSSINSIVSRCTSDECSYKVPREDPRLLRHSVDLNCPGKDCDRKQLCNCCPSYKEYAFLLTPDFLVFAVSLLFMAYGCSTPFVHLVPYAVSAGVNQKQAAFLMSILGIVDIVGNISFGWLMDRGCLKKYRKYCYILTTGLDGLSSLFIPILTSFPLLVPYAILYGYFDGAYVSLIPVVTSDIAGNAFLSSALGIVYFIHGIPYLIGPPIAGWLVDATGNYTAAFLVSGLSMIFSSMMVISIDWIKKCRNSVDIQTTIVESDPTTTTFLTASDNQI is encoded by the exons GTGCCTCTCTATATTTTTTGTGGAGTTTCAGAATTATTTTGCTCAGGATTATGCGATGACAGCATGGATACATTCCACCGTGGACTGCACTACAATGGTGTTTG CTCCTATTGGGAGTATTATTACCAACCGTTATTCTACCAGAGTTACGGTGATTCTCGGAGGACTATTGGCTACCAGTGGCCTCATTCTCAGTTCTTTTGCAACGTGCCTGGAGTATCTATATCTATCGCTGGGAGTCTTGACTG GTTGTGGATATGCTTTATCCTATTCTCCTGCTATTGCTATTGTGGGAAAGTACTTCAGTAAGAAGAAAGCCATAGCGTACGGGTTGGCCATGTCAGGAAGTGGAATTGGGACTTTTGTTTTAGCTCCAGTGgttcagttgctgattgaagaGTACTCTTGGCGTGGCGCATTACTCATCCTTGGTGGCCTTGTAGCTAATATTTGCGCCTGTGGTGCTCTGCTGCGACCCCTTTCCCTTGAAGAGGATCTGCCCAATTCTTCCATTAACAGTATTGTGAGCAGATGCACTTCTGATGAATGCAGCTACAAAGTTCCACGTGAAGATCCTCGACTGCTGCGCCATTCTGTGGATCTAAACTGCCCCGGAAAAGATTGTGATAGAAAGCAACTATGTAACTGCTGCCCATCGTATAAAGAATATGCCTTCCTCCTTACACCAGACTTCCTTGTATTTGCTGTCTCACTGCTGTTCATGGCCTATGGCTGCAGTACTCCCTTTGTGCATCTTGTACCGTACGCTGTAAGTGCTGGGGTCAACCAGAAACAAGCAGCCTTTTTAATGTCAATCCTTGGCATTGTGGACATTGTTGGAAACATCTCATTTGGCTGGCTAATGGATAGAGG GTGTTTGAAGAAGTATCGCAAATACTGTTACATTTTAACCACTGGGCTGGATGGCCTTTCCTCGCTGTTCATACCTATTCTGACATCTTTTCCACTCCTTGTCCCCTATGCAATACTTTATGGATACTTTGATGGGGCATATGTTTCTCTCATTCCAGTAGTAACATCAGATATAGCAGGAAATGCTTTCCTCTCCTCTGCTCTGGGCATAGTATACTTTATCCATGGGATCCCCTATCTTATTGGCCCACCAATAGCAG GTTGGTTGGTGGATGCAACAGGAAATTATACAGCAGCCTTTCTTGTCAGTGGATTGTCCATGATATTTAGTTCCATGATGGTGATTTCTATTGACTGGATAAAGAAATGCAGAAATTCTGTGGACATTCAAACCACCATCGTAGAGTCAGATCCTACTACGACAACTTTTCTTACTGCGTCAGACAATCAGATATAA